From Ptychodera flava strain L36383 chromosome 3 unlocalized genomic scaffold, AS_Pfla_20210202 Scaffold_26__1_contigs__length_13983176_pilon, whole genome shotgun sequence, one genomic window encodes:
- the LOC139125890 gene encoding guanylate-binding protein 2-like, translating to MARAEMSKPSKMAQSIPLCYPDNFKWDRDNGVLVKGGSTRSKLVVCEDALEILRSIDGPICPIAVTGPARTGKSYIASQLIEPRPIDCVFTTSNKMKASTMGIWMCTEVFKKTLENGTEVTVIVLDTEGLGAYDAYKSNDMQLFALMCLLSSLLVYNCRGVMSAEDIKQLSLVGTLDKVLQGSKEGGGSKSLATDFINFFPNFMWLIRDVTLEFTITRKGKEETVGAKEYILQEVLKIEKEDYRSDEKIKESNRLRRVLLTSFPVFDAMKLTMPSGDPKVMSVMNKGFNRNRLSQIFLDGIDEFVSRCESLMKPKKAWPYVGNIHGKQFAKLVKQYVSEFAINSDELFIHSAVNKVMESLLNEAEELAFIEYRSAMDSFAKSALPCPNHEILNKHRGCLFKAMKVFRDNTQYINDAALLHSHTHHLEERIALFSKDSHACISGHLQVILESNDKKSDAFCKQLVKELIEENVRPLITPFGSPKPSADLNTAIQKVEKLYKERARGPQMLHVYKTLLAEEIIKFTKAASKSRSSNEDKNKELNRSTKIDVLTMEKEELKKKEEFKQQILETKHKVEENIRKAMQDDVARQQSQSSADNKERHATVSSQIKMLFKTHAGLAKELQNINAALEKEHRTSIKLLNKKTQMMKLSH from the exons ATGGCAAGAGCCGAGATGAGCAAACCAA GTAAAATGGCACAGAGCATACCACTCTGCTATCCCGACAACTTTAAATGGGACAGAGACAATGGTGTTCTCGTCAAAGGAGGGTCGACTCGCAGTAAACTGGTCGTGTGTGAAGATGCGCTGGAAATCTTACGGTCCATTGACGGCCCAATCTGTCCAATAGCTGTCACAGGACCGGCAAGGACAGGGAAATCATACATAGCCAGTCAACTGATCGAACCGAGACCAATAGACTGTGTGTTTACAACGTCCAATAAAATGAAAGCATCTACAATGG GCATATGGATGTGCACTGAGGTGTTCAAGAAGACTCTAGAAAATGGAACAGAAGTGACTGTGATTGTTCTGGACACTGAAGGCCTCGGTGCGTACGATGCGTACAAGAGCAATGATATGCAACTCTTTGCATTGATGTGCCTGCTGTCTTCACTTTTGGTCTACAACTGCAGAGGAGTTATGTCAGCCGAGGACATCAAACAATTAAG CTTAGTGGGAACACTTGATAAAGTCCTTCAGGGAAGCAAAGAAGGAGGTGGCAGCAAATCGCTTGCTACAGACTTCATCAACTTCTTCCCGAACTTTATGTGGTTGATACGTGATGTGACATTGGAATTTACAATCACGAGAAAAGGAAAGGAAGAAACTGTTGGGGCGAAAGAGTACATCCTTCAAGAG GTGCTAAAAATAGAGAAGGAAGATTACAGATCCGATGAGAAAATTAAGGAAAGTAATCGTCTACGCAGAGTTCTGTTGACATCATTTCCGGTGTTTGACGCCATGAAACTTACCATGCCATCAGGTGATCCCAAAGTGATGTCCGTGATGAATAAAGGATTTAATCGAAATCGTTTAAGCCAAATATTCCTCGATGGCATTGACGAATTCGTCTCGAGATGTGAATCACTTATGAAACCAAAGAAAGCCTGGCCCTATGTCGGAAATATCCACGGCAAAC AGTTTGCCAAGCTCGTCAAACAGTACGTCTCAGAGTTCGCCATCAACAGTGACGAACTATTCATACACTCCGCTGTAAACAAAGTGATGGAATCTTTGTTGAATGAAGCAGAAGAACTAGCATTCATAGAATATCGCAGCGCCATGGACAGTTTCGCCAAATCAGCTCTTCCGTGCCCCAACCACGAAATCCTTAACAAGCATCGCGGCTGTCTCTTCAAGGCGATGAAAGTATTCAGAGACAACACACAGTACATCAACGATGCTGCGCTTCTGCACAGCCACACGCATCATCTTGAG GAACGGATAGCGTTGTTCAGTAAAGACAGCCATGCATGCATCAGTGGGCACCTCCAAGTAATATTGGAGTCCAATGACAAGAAGTCCGATGCTTTTTGTAAACAGCTGGTGAAGGAATTGATCGAGGAGAATGTGCGTCCATTGATCACCCCATTTGGCTCGCCGAAGCCGTCTGCAGATTTGAATACTGCTATCCAGAAGGTGGAAAAACTGTACAAAGAGAGAGCAAGAGGTCCACAGATGTTACACGTCTATAAAACACTACTGGCTGAG GAAATTATCAAGTTTACAAAAGCCGCTTCCAAAAGCAGAAGCAGTAATGAAGACAAGAATAAGGAACTAAACAGAAGTACCAAAATTGATGTGCTGACCATGGAAAAAGAAGAATTAAAG AAAAAGGAAGAGTTTAAACAACAGATCTTGGAAACGAAACACAAGGTTGAAGAAAACATC CGGAAGGCAATGCAGGACGACGTCGCCAGACAGCAATCCCAGTCCTCAGCTGACAACAAGGAGAGACATGCCACCGTGTCGTCCCAAATCAAAATGCTGTTTAAGACTCACGCTGGATTGGCCAAGGAGCTGCAAAACATAAATGCTGCACTGGAGAAAGAACACCGAACGTCCATCAaactgctgaacaagaaaacacAGATGATGAAGCTGTCACACTAG